The Anaerolineales bacterium genome window below encodes:
- a CDS encoding alanyl-tRNA editing protein: MPTQLLYLQDAYLLSFESSVVEATADTVVLEATAFYPGGGGQPSDRGWLRFEDGARRPVSQVVKDGSRVLHTLEAGSAQPGSRVTGELDWERRYALMRTHTAMHILCGVIWKRYGASVTGGNMEPLKGRMDFEFESMRQEFVREIEVLINEEVAHARPVTTAILPRSEAFKIPDLIRTKVNLLPPGIAEVRVVEIVGLDLQADGGTHVRNTREVGPLRITDYKSKGAINKRLVVSLEAEVPHV; encoded by the coding sequence ATGCCAACTCAATTGCTGTACCTGCAGGATGCCTATCTGCTCAGCTTCGAGTCCAGCGTGGTGGAGGCGACGGCCGACACGGTTGTGCTGGAGGCGACCGCCTTCTACCCCGGAGGCGGGGGTCAACCGTCGGACCGCGGATGGCTGCGGTTCGAGGACGGCGCTCGTCGGCCGGTCAGTCAGGTGGTGAAAGATGGGAGCCGCGTGCTCCACACCCTGGAGGCTGGCAGCGCCCAGCCGGGGAGTCGGGTCACGGGGGAGCTCGACTGGGAAAGGCGCTACGCCCTGATGCGCACCCACACTGCCATGCACATCCTGTGTGGTGTGATCTGGAAGCGCTACGGCGCCAGCGTGACCGGTGGCAACATGGAGCCGCTGAAGGGGAGAATGGACTTCGAGTTCGAGAGCATGCGCCAGGAGTTCGTCCGTGAGATCGAGGTTCTGATCAACGAAGAGGTGGCCCACGCCCGGCCGGTCACCACAGCCATCTTGCCGCGGTCGGAGGCATTCAAGATCCCGGACCTGATCCGCACCAAGGTCAATCTGCTGCCGCCGGGCATCGCCGAAGTGCGTGTGGTCGAGATCGTGGGACTGGACCTGCAGGCCGATGGCGGAACCCACGTACGCAACACGCGTGAGGTCGGCCCCTTGCGGATCACCGACTACAAGAGCAAGGGCGCCATCAACAAACGCCTGGTCGTCAGTCTTGAAGCGGAGGTCCCGCATGTTTAA
- a CDS encoding ribonuclease HI family protein → MPGPRGAQADILFDGGSRGNPGPSYGSYRLKLPGAATPKLCRLSFGRLTSNEAEYATLVAALEDLDRDLEQSGTRRQDVQLEIRGDSQLVLAQLAGEWRVRNARLRSYWGRATELLEGFDAVRYVRLPRWRVVQALGH, encoded by the coding sequence GTGCCCGGCCCCAGGGGCGCGCAGGCAGACATTCTCTTCGATGGCGGAAGCCGGGGCAATCCCGGCCCATCGTACGGCTCCTACCGCCTGAAACTCCCTGGCGCGGCAACCCCCAAGCTCTGCCGGCTGTCGTTTGGACGCCTGACAAGCAACGAGGCGGAGTACGCTACCTTGGTCGCCGCGCTCGAGGACCTGGACCGGGACCTGGAACAGTCCGGAACCCGCCGGCAGGACGTGCAGCTGGAGATCCGCGGCGACAGCCAGTTGGTCCTGGCGCAACTGGCGGGTGAGTGGCGCGTGCGCAACGCCCGCCTTCGGTCATACTGGGGGCGGGCGACCGAACTCCTTGAGGGATTCGACGCTGTCAGGTATGTGCGCCTGCCGCGCTGGCGTGTCGTCCAGGCCCTGGGACATTGA
- a CDS encoding His/Gly/Thr/Pro-type tRNA ligase C-terminal domain-containing protein, with protein MRLSRLLLATMREEPSGGHPPGFKRLIRAGYIRATPGGVSLLPLGVRLMQRVGAALAMPLEDAGWAQILIAARGPSVVRQRGRAPGPAVGEQVWSPQPPPPTLAALIDSYKRLPLKAYQAVWRDQASIEGDPFPSNLRRILQAWLLADPAEAEGHCLELETTVLTSLRSLGLNPATSGPAAQPTGPIEVSVRSDESGAERLGCSKCGFLASQAAAGVVPSAAEGTPQLPMERVATPGADTILGLCTSLGIAPERTAKVMLFAGKPAGVSEDQVLMVLVRGEREVSWRKVAWASGWRDLRWAEAAEVARIGAVSGYASPVGLAHAWVLVDRAVAESTNLVTGANESGFHLCNTTCGRDYTPWRVADLASAVPGDLCPRCGAGLEKQGGVLLGMQAVLLPEASDPIGKYTDRGGATRPLAGLYLEIDLTTLIGVLAQQQADGRGLAWRPAAAPFVAHVIGVPPFEEQALGLYSALRAQGVDALLDDREVSPGVKMKDADLIGMPVRIAVSHQSTAGGGAEVTGRRSGESRIVPIEAVASEVERQIS; from the coding sequence ATGAGGCTCAGCCGACTTCTGCTCGCCACGATGCGCGAAGAACCCTCCGGCGGCCATCCGCCGGGATTCAAGCGGCTGATTCGAGCAGGGTACATCCGGGCAACGCCCGGCGGTGTAAGCCTCCTACCGCTGGGGGTTCGGCTGATGCAGCGGGTGGGCGCGGCCCTCGCCATGCCCTTGGAGGATGCTGGTTGGGCTCAGATCCTGATCGCAGCTCGGGGACCCTCGGTTGTGCGGCAGCGGGGTCGCGCTCCCGGGCCGGCGGTCGGTGAGCAAGTGTGGTCCCCCCAGCCGCCTCCGCCGACCCTAGCGGCTCTCATTGATTCGTACAAGCGCCTCCCACTCAAGGCTTACCAAGCCGTTTGGCGCGATCAGGCTTCCATCGAGGGTGACCCCTTCCCGTCCAATCTGCGGCGGATACTGCAGGCCTGGCTGCTGGCGGACCCAGCGGAGGCGGAGGGCCATTGCCTGGAGCTTGAGACCACCGTGCTAACCAGCCTGCGGTCTTTGGGGCTGAATCCCGCCACCTCAGGCCCGGCGGCTCAGCCGACGGGGCCGATCGAAGTCAGCGTGCGCTCCGACGAATCGGGTGCCGAGAGGCTGGGATGCAGCAAGTGCGGGTTTCTCGCCAGCCAGGCAGCCGCCGGGGTGGTTCCTTCGGCGGCGGAGGGGACCCCGCAGTTGCCCATGGAGCGTGTAGCCACGCCCGGGGCCGATACCATTCTTGGCTTGTGCACAAGTCTTGGGATCGCGCCGGAGCGTACCGCGAAAGTGATGCTGTTCGCAGGTAAGCCTGCCGGGGTGTCGGAGGACCAGGTGCTGATGGTGCTGGTTCGGGGGGAGCGCGAGGTCAGCTGGCGCAAGGTTGCGTGGGCGAGCGGGTGGAGGGATCTGCGTTGGGCTGAAGCAGCCGAGGTCGCGAGGATCGGCGCCGTGTCTGGCTACGCCTCGCCCGTTGGGCTGGCCCACGCGTGGGTTCTGGTGGACCGAGCGGTGGCCGAGAGCACGAACCTGGTCACCGGGGCGAATGAGTCCGGGTTCCACCTGTGCAACACCACCTGTGGCCGAGATTACACCCCTTGGCGTGTTGCGGACCTTGCCTCGGCCGTTCCGGGGGATTTGTGCCCACGCTGCGGCGCCGGGCTGGAGAAGCAGGGCGGCGTCTTGCTGGGCATGCAGGCAGTGTTGCTGCCGGAGGCATCGGACCCCATCGGGAAATACACAGACAGGGGCGGGGCGACGAGGCCTCTCGCCGGGCTGTATTTGGAGATCGACCTGACCACGCTGATCGGCGTTCTGGCGCAGCAGCAGGCGGATGGACGCGGTCTGGCGTGGCGACCGGCAGCTGCGCCCTTCGTAGCGCATGTGATCGGGGTGCCTCCTTTCGAGGAGCAAGCGCTTGGGCTGTACTCGGCCTTGCGGGCGCAAGGGGTCGATGCCCTGCTGGATGACCGGGAAGTCTCCCCAGGCGTGAAAATGAAAGACGCTGACCTGATCGGAATGCCGGTGCGGATCGCGGTCAGCCATCAATCGACAGCCGGGGGTGGGGCCGAGGTCACCGGGCGCCGCAGCGGAGAGAGCCGGATTGTCCCCATCGAGGCGGTCGCCTCCGAAGTCGAACGTCAGATCTCCTGA
- a CDS encoding MBL fold metallo-hydrolase codes for MLRERVADNIYVFTSELYAQVNAGAVVGPEWSVLIDTLPYPEETKEIRELVEGRLGSPVRYIINTHHHPDHVLGNCFFPQAVVIGHALCRQLMDTSSRARLEAARRQSREVQDVELVLPSIVFSEGSLILRVGRRTLELISLPGHSPDGIGVLITEDHVLFAGDAMMPMPYLVDGDSEQLSASLRRIPKLKLENLVQGHGEIILRGEIQNALRSNLNYLTAIERGVSRLRRRRNPQDLIDEITIEDCGKSRILLGGNAPELHRQNVLTVLRQVS; via the coding sequence ATGCTCCGAGAGCGTGTCGCCGACAACATTTACGTCTTCACCAGCGAATTGTACGCCCAGGTAAATGCGGGGGCGGTGGTCGGTCCAGAGTGGTCCGTCCTTATCGATACCCTGCCATACCCCGAAGAGACGAAAGAGATCCGCGAGCTGGTCGAGGGCAGGCTCGGCAGCCCGGTGCGCTACATTATTAACACTCACCACCATCCGGATCATGTCCTGGGCAACTGCTTCTTTCCGCAGGCAGTCGTGATCGGCCATGCGCTTTGTCGCCAGCTGATGGATACCAGCTCCAGGGCACGGCTTGAGGCGGCGCGTCGGCAAAGCCGCGAGGTGCAGGATGTCGAGTTGGTGCTGCCGAGCATTGTGTTCTCGGAGGGCAGCCTGATCCTGCGGGTGGGCCGTCGCACCCTCGAGTTGATCTCGCTCCCGGGGCACAGCCCGGATGGGATCGGCGTGCTGATCACTGAGGACCATGTTCTCTTCGCCGGGGACGCCATGATGCCAATGCCCTATCTGGTGGATGGCGACAGCGAGCAGCTGAGTGCCAGCCTGAGGCGGATCCCCAAGCTCAAGCTCGAGAACCTGGTCCAGGGTCATGGCGAGATCATCTTGCGCGGTGAGATCCAAAACGCTCTCCGCTCGAATCTGAACTACCTTACGGCGATTGAGCGCGGTGTCTCGCGTCTGCGCAGACGGAGAAACCCCCAGGATCTGATCGACGAGATCACGATCGAGGATTGCGGCAAGAGCCGAATCCTACTGGGGGGGAATGCACCCGAACTGCACCGGCAGAACGTGCTGACCGTGCTCCGGCAGGTCAGCTGA
- a CDS encoding peptidoglycan DD-metalloendopeptidase family protein, which produces MIRRERLVLGVFALLGPVCATGCQPDQIAELATPTADTAGEATAVPMAPASWETVIATTPGSPAATPLPLEFAELDPEPVTAWRPPPYPAPLALRPEDHFYFARPIPSGAVNWPHPVYRYGSTYFGEESIHTGVDLGAEHGTPVMAAAEGEVVWVGFGVYRGEEDPTDPYGLAVSIRHDFGFGGEALFTVYGHLSEAKVWVGQRVAAGEVIGAVGRTGRSSGDHLHFEVRIAKNRYFESRNPELWMVPPDGWGVLAGRVLDSWGSPLPEVRLEIESLETGAIWDVYTYANATIHPDDVYDENFVISDLPGGAYEIRFDYAGKRHRMQLMLDPGVTNLVTFHGRRGFQGETEPAASTFALSAFSP; this is translated from the coding sequence ATGATCCGCCGAGAGCGGCTGGTTCTGGGCGTCTTTGCCTTGCTGGGGCCGGTCTGTGCGACGGGATGCCAACCGGATCAGATCGCCGAACTTGCCACGCCGACAGCGGATACGGCGGGCGAGGCGACGGCGGTCCCCATGGCTCCCGCCTCGTGGGAAACCGTCATCGCCACAACCCCCGGCAGCCCTGCCGCGACGCCTTTGCCGTTGGAGTTCGCCGAGTTGGATCCGGAGCCGGTGACGGCCTGGCGGCCGCCACCGTATCCAGCCCCGCTGGCGCTCCGGCCGGAGGACCATTTCTACTTCGCCCGGCCAATTCCCTCAGGCGCGGTCAACTGGCCACACCCGGTCTATCGCTACGGCAGCACCTATTTTGGAGAGGAGAGCATTCATACCGGGGTTGACCTGGGCGCCGAGCATGGCACACCCGTGATGGCGGCAGCGGAGGGCGAGGTCGTGTGGGTCGGCTTCGGCGTCTACCGCGGCGAGGAAGATCCTACCGACCCGTACGGGCTGGCGGTCTCGATCCGGCACGATTTCGGCTTTGGTGGAGAAGCCCTCTTCACCGTATACGGCCATCTGAGCGAGGCTAAGGTGTGGGTTGGGCAGCGGGTCGCAGCCGGCGAGGTGATCGGCGCCGTCGGCAGAACGGGTCGGTCATCTGGCGATCACTTGCACTTCGAGGTACGGATCGCCAAGAACCGGTACTTTGAATCCCGGAACCCTGAGTTATGGATGGTGCCGCCGGATGGCTGGGGCGTCCTGGCTGGCCGAGTGCTGGACTCGTGGGGGAGTCCGCTTCCGGAGGTCCGACTTGAGATCGAGTCGCTGGAAACTGGCGCAATCTGGGACGTGTACACCTATGCCAACGCGACCATCCATCCGGATGATGTCTACGACGAGAATTTTGTGATCAGCGACCTTCCGGGCGGCGCCTACGAGATCCGGTTTGACTACGCCGGTAAGCGCCACCGGATGCAGCTCATGCTTGACCCTGGCGTGACCAATCTGGTCACGTTCCACGGCAGGCGCGGGTTCCAAGGCGAAACCGAGCCGGCTGCGTCGACGTTCGCTCTCTCGGCATTCTCCCCATAA